In the Styela clava chromosome 8, kaStyClav1.hap1.2, whole genome shotgun sequence genome, one interval contains:
- the LOC144425815 gene encoding cytosolic sulfotransferase 3-like isoform X2 — protein MPIQGTTWTREIIRQILYGRDEKLDKLTKDITLPHLYLETCTPSKFNVMHNIPIPRRYFVTHLPAELVNLEKYEKRNIKIVYTLRNPKDRLVSFFHFVKGFPWQGELARFSPDDWNDYFERQMKDPLPLAIRKGESYLDHILSWLPHIKNNKNAILIVYEEMIKNPFEKTKELSEFLGVELSDDEIYEIVKNCSIDNMKKSDMESKSEDGMNRHATKQCFTGTIGKWKNYFTAEQSDEIDRQVEEKMKETGIEFIYE, from the exons ATGCCAATTCAAG GCACAACATGGACTCGAGAAATTATTCGTCAGATATTGTATGGAAGAGACGAAAAACTTGATAAACTGACAAAAGATATCACTTTACCGCATTTGTATCTTGAAACATGTACAC CTTCAAAGTTCAATGTCATGCACAATATTCCTATACCTAGAAGATATTTTGTTACACATCTACCAGCTGAATTGGTGAATTtagaaaaatacgaaaaaaggAACATAAAG ATCGTTTACACATTGCGGAATCCAAAGGACAGGCTGGTATCGTTCTTTCATTTTGTTAAGGGATTTCCTTGGCAGGGTGAATTAGCAAGATTTTCACCCGATGATTGGAACGATTATTTTGAACGACAAATGAAAG aTCCTCTTCCTCTGGCCATACGAAAAGGAGAATCATATTTGGATCACATTTTGAGTTGGCTGCCGCatataaaaaacaacaagaatgCAATATTGATCGTGTATgaagaaatgataaaa aaTCCTTTCGAAAAAACAAAAGAGTTGTCAGAATTCTTGGGAGTAGAACTATCAGATGACGAAATCTATGAAATAGTTAAAAATTGTTCAATTGACAACATGAAGAAGTCGGATATGGAATCGAAATCAGAAGATGGAATGAATCGCCATGCAACTAAGCAATGCTTTACAG GAACCATTGGCAAGTGGAAAAACTATTTTACCGCGGAACAATCTGATGAAATAGATAGACAAGTTGAAGAAAAGATGAAAGAAACAGGAATCGAATTTATATATGAATAA
- the LOC144425684 gene encoding cytosolic sulfotransferase 3-like, producing the protein MANLKQELPEWCQKDFVHFQDTFTYSPEDKVLEWNDHLFIPQFHPDTVSYAFDHHEPRENEVMVASCVKTGTTWTREIIRQILYGRDEKLDKLTKDITLPHLYLETCTPSKFNVMHNIPIPRRYFVTHLPAELVNLEKYEKRNIKIVYTLRNPKDRLVSFFHFVKGFPWQGELARFSPDDWNDYFERQMKDPLPLAIRKGESYLDHILSWLPHIKNNKNAILIVYEEMIKNPFEKTKELSEFLGVELSDDEIYEIVKNCSIDNMKKSDMESKSEDGMNRHATKQCFTDTKVL; encoded by the exons ATGGCAAATCTAAAACAAGAACTACCTGAATGGTGCCAGAAAGACTTCGTCCATTTCCAAGATACTTTCACATACTCTCCAGAAGACAAAGTTCTAGAATGGAATGATCATTTATTCATTCCGCAGTTCCATCCAGATACAGTATCTTATGCATTCGATCATCATGAGCCAAGAGAAAACGAAGTGATGGTGGCATCGTGTGTAAAAACAG GCACAACATGGACTCGAGAAATTATTCGTCAGATATTGTATGGAAGAGACGAAAAACTTGATAAACTGACAAAAGATATCACTTTACCGCATTTGTATCTTGAAACATGTACAC CTTCAAAGTTCAATGTCATGCACAATATTCCTATACCTAGAAGATATTTTGTTACACATCTACCAGCTGAATTGGTGAATTtagaaaaatacgaaaaaaggAACATAAAG ATCGTTTACACATTGCGGAATCCAAAGGACAGGCTGGTATCGTTCTTTCATTTTGTTAAGGGATTTCCTTGGCAGGGTGAATTAGCAAGATTTTCACCCGATGATTGGAACGATTATTTTGAACGACAAATGAAAG aTCCTCTTCCTCTGGCCATACGAAAAGGAGAATCATATTTGGATCACATTTTGAGTTGGCTGCCTCatataaaaaacaacaagaatgCAATATTGATCGTGTATgaagaaatgataaaa aaTCCTTTCGAAAAAACAAAAGAGTTGTCAGAATTCTTGGGAGTAGAACTATCAGATGACGAAATCTATGAAATAGTTAAAAATTGTTCAATTGACAACATGAAGAAGTCGGATATGGAATCGAAATCAGAAGATGGAATGAATCGCCATGCAACTAAGCAATGCTTTACAGATACAAAAGTTTTATAA
- the LOC144425595 gene encoding sulfotransferase 1C2-like encodes MIKNPFEKTKELSEFLGVELSDDEIYEIVKNCSIDNMKKSDMESKSEDGMNRHATKQCFTGTIGKWKNYFTAEQSDEIDRQVEEKMKETGIEFIYE; translated from the exons atgataaaa aaTCCTTTCGAAAAAACAAAAGAGTTGTCAGAATTCTTGGGAGTAGAACTATCAGATGACGAAATCTATGAAATAGTTAAAAATTGTTCAATTGACAACATGAAGAAGTCGGATATGGAATCGAAATCAGAAGATGGAATGAATCGCCATGCAACTAAGCAATGCTTTACAG GAACCATTGGCAAGTGGAAAAACTATTTTACCGCGGAACAATCTGATGAAATAGATAGACAAGTTGAAGAAAAGATGAAAGAAACAGGAATCGAATTTATATATGAATAA
- the LOC144425845 gene encoding uncharacterized protein LOC144425845 isoform X2, whose amino-acid sequence MANLKQELPEWCQKDFVHFQDTFTYSPEDKVLEWNDHLFIPQFHPDTVSYAFDHHEPRENEVMVASCVKTGTTWTREIIRQILYGRDEKLDKLTKDITLPHLYLETCTHRLHIAESKGQAGIVLSFC is encoded by the exons ATGGCAAATCTAAAACAAGAACTACCTGAATGGTGCCAGAAAGACTTCGTCCATTTCCAAGATACTTTCACATACTCTCCAGAAGACAAAGTTCTAGAATGGAATGATCATTTATTCATTCCGCAGTTCCATCCAGATACAGTATCTTATGCATTCGATCATCATGAGCCAAGAGAAAACGAAGTGATGGTGGCATCGTGTGTAAAAACAG GCACAACATGGACTCGAGAAATTATTCGTCAGATATTGTATGGAAGAGACGAAAAACTTGATAAACTGACAAAAGATATCACTTTACCGCATTTGTATCTTGAAACATGTACAC ATCGTTTACACATTGCGGAATCCAAAGGACAGGCTGGTATCGTTCTTTCATTTTGTTAA
- the LOC144425815 gene encoding cytosolic sulfotransferase 3-like isoform X1 — MANLKQELPEWCQKDFVHFQDTFTYSPEDKVLEWNDHLFIPQFHPDTVSYAFDHHEPRENEVMVASCVKTGTTWTREIIRQILYGRDEKLDKLTKDITLPHLYLETCTPSKFNVMHNIPIPRRYFVTHLPAELVNLEKYEKRNIKIVYTLRNPKDRLVSFFHFVKGFPWQGELARFSPDDWNDYFERQMKDPLPLAIRKGESYLDHILSWLPHIKNNKNAILIVYEEMIKNPFEKTKELSEFLGVELSDDEIYEIVKNCSIDNMKKSDMESKSEDGMNRHATKQCFTGTIGKWKNYFTAEQSDEIDRQVEEKMKETGIEFIYE, encoded by the exons ATGGCAAATCTAAAACAAGAACTACCTGAATGGTGCCAGAAAGACTTCGTCCATTTCCAAGATACTTTCACATACTCTCCAGAAGACAAAGTTCTAGAATGGAATGATCATTTATTCATTCCGCAGTTCCATCCAGATACAGTATCTTATGCATTCGATCATCATGAGCCAAGAGAAAACGAAGTGATGGTGGCATCGTGTGTAAAAACAG GCACAACATGGACTCGAGAAATTATTCGTCAGATATTGTATGGAAGAGACGAAAAACTTGATAAACTGACAAAAGATATCACTTTACCGCATTTGTATCTTGAAACATGTACAC CTTCAAAGTTCAATGTCATGCACAATATTCCTATACCTAGAAGATATTTTGTTACACATCTACCAGCTGAATTGGTGAATTtagaaaaatacgaaaaaaggAACATAAAG ATCGTTTACACATTGCGGAATCCAAAGGACAGGCTGGTATCGTTCTTTCATTTTGTTAAGGGATTTCCTTGGCAGGGTGAATTAGCAAGATTTTCACCCGATGATTGGAACGATTATTTTGAACGACAAATGAAAG aTCCTCTTCCTCTGGCCATACGAAAAGGAGAATCATATTTGGATCACATTTTGAGTTGGCTGCCGCatataaaaaacaacaagaatgCAATATTGATCGTGTATgaagaaatgataaaa aaTCCTTTCGAAAAAACAAAAGAGTTGTCAGAATTCTTGGGAGTAGAACTATCAGATGACGAAATCTATGAAATAGTTAAAAATTGTTCAATTGACAACATGAAGAAGTCGGATATGGAATCGAAATCAGAAGATGGAATGAATCGCCATGCAACTAAGCAATGCTTTACAG GAACCATTGGCAAGTGGAAAAACTATTTTACCGCGGAACAATCTGATGAAATAGATAGACAAGTTGAAGAAAAGATGAAAGAAACAGGAATCGAATTTATATATGAATAA
- the LOC144425845 gene encoding sulfotransferase 1B1-like isoform X1: MANLKQELPEWCQKDFVHFQDTFTYSPEDKVLEWNDHLFIPQFHPDTVSYAFDHHEPRENEVMVASCVKTGTTWTREIIRQILYGRDEKLDKLTKDITLPHLYLETCTPSKFNVMHNIPIPRRYFVTHLPAELVNLEKYEKRNIKASLCYVYIS, from the exons ATGGCAAATCTAAAACAAGAACTACCTGAATGGTGCCAGAAAGACTTCGTCCATTTCCAAGATACTTTCACATACTCTCCAGAAGACAAAGTTCTAGAATGGAATGATCATTTATTCATTCCGCAGTTCCATCCAGATACAGTATCTTATGCATTCGATCATCATGAGCCAAGAGAAAACGAAGTGATGGTGGCATCGTGTGTAAAAACAG GCACAACATGGACTCGAGAAATTATTCGTCAGATATTGTATGGAAGAGACGAAAAACTTGATAAACTGACAAAAGATATCACTTTACCGCATTTGTATCTTGAAACATGTACAC CTTCAAAGTTCAATGTCATGCACAATATTCCTATACCTAGAAGATATTTTGTTACACATCTACCAGCTGAATTGGTGAATTtagaaaaatacgaaaaaaggAACATAAAGGCAAGCCTATGTTACGTATATATAAGCTAA